One genomic segment of Gossypium arboreum isolate Shixiya-1 chromosome 3, ASM2569848v2, whole genome shotgun sequence includes these proteins:
- the LOC108483373 gene encoding cysteine protease RD19A-like — protein MDRFSLLFLLLSSVVASAVVSDVNSDDDPLIRQVVSDGGVEEDSDDHLLNAEHHFTLFKSKYGKTYASQEEHDYRLGVFKANLRRAKRHQVLDPSAVHGVTKFSDLTPSEFRRQYLGLKPLKLPADAQKAPILPTDNLPDDFDWRDHDAVTGVKDQGSCGSCWSFSATGALEGAHYLATGELVSLSEQQLVDCDHECDPQQYGACDSGCNGGLMTSAFEYTLKVGGLEREKDYPYTGNDRGPCKFDKTKIAASVSNFSVISVDEDQIAANLVKHGPLAVGINAVFMQTYMGGVSCPYICFRTLDHGVLLVGYGAAGYSPIRFKDKPFWIIKNSWGANWGEDGYYRICRGRNVCGVDSMVSSVAALHTKSQ, from the exons ATGGACCGCTTCTCTCTTCTCTTCCTCCTCCTTTCCTCCGTCGTTGCTTCGGCCGTCGTCTCCGACGTTAATAGCGATGACGATCCTCTCATCCGTCAAGTTGTTTCCGATGGTGGTGTCGAGGAGGACTCCGATGACCATCTCCTTAATGCGGAGCACCACTTCACGCTGTTCAAATCCAAGTATGGGAAAACCTACGCATCCCAGGAGGAGCACGATTACCGACTGGGAGTCTTCAAGGCTAACCTGCGTCGGGCCAAGCGTCATCAGGTCCTGGACCCCAGTGCCGTCCATGGCGTCACAAAGTTTTCCGATTTAACTCCATCGGAGTTCCGCCGCCAGTATCTAGGCTTGAAACCGCTCAAGCTCCCAGCCGATGCTCAAAAGGCTCCTATCCTTCCGACTGACAATTTACCGGATGACTTTGACTGGCGTGACCACGACGCCGTCACTGGCGTTAAAGACCAG GGTTCCTGTGGATCGTGTTGGTCGTTCAGTGCGACGGGGGCTTTGGAGGGAGCCCATTATTTGGCGACAGGAGAGCTTGTAAGCTTGAGTGAGCAGCAGCTTGTTGATTGTGATCACGAG TGTGATCCACAACAGTATGGTGCGTGTGACTCAGGGTGTAATGGTGGTCTAATGACCTCTGCTTTCGAGTACACCCTGAAGGTTGGTGGACTTGAGAGAGAGAAGGATTACCCTTACACTGGGAATGACCGTGGTCCCTGCAAATTTGACAAGACCAAAATCGCTGCCTCTGTTTCTAACTTCAGCGTCATTTCTGTTGATGAGGATCAAATCGCTGCTAATTTGGTGAAGCATGGTCCCCTTGCAG TGGGTATCAATGCAGTTTTCATGCAGACATATATGGGAGGAGTTTCATGTCCTTACATTTGCTTTAGAACTTTGGATCATGGAGTTCTTCTGGTAGGGTACGGAGCTGCTGGTTACTCCCCAATCCGCTTTAAGGACAAGCCTTTCTGGATCATAAAGAATTCATGGGGAGCAAACTGGGGAGAGGACGGATATTACAGAATATGCAGAGGTCGCAATGTTTGTGGAGTGGACTCCATGGTCTCAAGTGTGGCGGCTTTGCATACAAAGTCTCAGTAG